One stretch of Vibrio kanaloae DNA includes these proteins:
- a CDS encoding 1-pyrroline-5-carboxylate dehydrogenase — protein sequence MVHQVTGFSDALLAWEQWNLTDFDYKSAQVLSFKSEIESQSAPLAAVATYHLEQASALLAEHHLMPGPTGETNELYAAGRGVALVIVDDCEEKVPALQTAMAMIIAALLAGNSVQLCSDDVQFNTLIADAATQANLPTNLVQVASYDAAQQLLSCDVRSVGYVGNSKSAQAINLQLAKRDGAIVGLVAETDLTAMNVANDPHLSLRFITERTRTINITAVGGNATLLELGSEAH from the coding sequence ATGGTTCATCAAGTGACAGGTTTTTCTGATGCTTTGCTAGCGTGGGAACAATGGAATCTTACTGACTTTGATTATAAGAGTGCTCAGGTACTTTCATTTAAATCAGAGATCGAAAGCCAATCTGCACCTTTGGCAGCAGTAGCGACTTATCATCTAGAGCAAGCGTCAGCATTACTTGCAGAACACCACCTCATGCCAGGTCCTACGGGCGAAACCAACGAGTTGTATGCTGCAGGTCGTGGTGTGGCTTTGGTGATTGTTGATGATTGCGAAGAGAAAGTGCCAGCACTGCAAACCGCAATGGCAATGATTATTGCGGCACTATTGGCTGGGAACAGCGTTCAGTTGTGCAGTGATGACGTGCAGTTCAACACCTTAATTGCCGATGCGGCGACACAAGCGAATCTGCCAACTAACTTGGTGCAAGTTGCCTCGTATGACGCTGCACAACAGCTGCTGTCTTGCGATGTACGAAGCGTAGGTTATGTAGGTAACTCAAAATCTGCACAAGCTATCAATTTACAGCTTGCTAAGCGTGACGGTGCAATCGTTGGTTTAGTAGCTGAAACGGATCTTACGGCAATGAATGTTGCTAACGATCCACACTTATCGCTGCGTTTTATTACTGAGCGTACGCGAACTATAAATATAACAGCCGTGGGTGGTAACGCGACCTTGCTCGAACTGGGAAGCGAAGCTCACTAA
- the putP gene encoding sodium/proline symporter PutP has protein sequence MEGILQNEDYQMIENSFAITTTFIAYLIMMLAIGVIAYKRTSNSTDYFLGGRSLGPWPAALSAGASDMSGWLLLGLPGYAYAAGFEAFWLAGGLLVGTWANWLISAKRLRTYSITTESLTLPEFLSRRFNDNSKLIQTISAFFILLFFLFYTSSGLVAGGKLFETVFGLDYTTAVIIGTVCVVSYTLFGGFLAVSWTDLVQGLLMSAALLIVPIAAMNGGLGQLSTDLHNINPELLTLWNDAKGEPLSAIAIISLAAWGLGYFGQPHILARFKATRSNKDLTTARRIAVVWTALSMIGAMLVGLVGLVYVTNSGAPKLEDGEKIFMLLVNAMFHPVIAGILLAAILAAIMSTADSQLLVSSSAMAEDLYKQVLKKDATSEEIVRVGRFAVILISLIALALAMTPDSSVLGLVSYAWAGFGAAFGPAIVLSLYWSRMNRNGALAGIVVGGVTIVLWKQFTGGWFDVYEIVPGIILSTISIVIVSLITGEPEDQVKKQHAEFEKNLVELD, from the coding sequence ATGGAAGGCATTCTACAAAATGAGGACTATCAAATGATAGAAAACAGCTTTGCAATAACGACGACGTTTATTGCGTATCTAATTATGATGCTAGCAATCGGTGTTATTGCTTACAAACGTACATCTAACTCAACTGACTACTTCCTAGGTGGTCGTTCGTTAGGCCCATGGCCTGCTGCACTTTCTGCTGGTGCATCAGACATGAGTGGTTGGTTGCTACTTGGCCTACCAGGTTACGCTTACGCTGCTGGCTTTGAAGCATTCTGGCTTGCTGGTGGACTACTTGTTGGTACTTGGGCGAACTGGTTAATCAGTGCTAAACGTCTACGTACTTACAGTATTACAACAGAATCACTGACGTTGCCTGAGTTCCTATCTCGTCGTTTCAATGATAATTCGAAGTTGATTCAAACGATCTCTGCTTTCTTTATCCTTTTATTCTTCCTTTTCTACACAAGTTCAGGACTAGTAGCGGGTGGTAAATTGTTTGAAACGGTATTCGGCCTAGATTATACAACAGCGGTTATTATCGGCACGGTATGTGTGGTTTCGTATACCCTGTTTGGTGGTTTCCTTGCGGTATCTTGGACTGACTTGGTTCAAGGTCTGTTGATGTCTGCTGCGCTATTGATTGTACCAATCGCAGCTATGAACGGTGGCCTTGGTCAGCTATCTACTGACCTTCATAACATCAACCCAGAGCTACTCACGCTATGGAATGATGCGAAAGGTGAGCCTCTTTCTGCTATCGCGATCATCTCGCTAGCTGCATGGGGTCTAGGTTACTTTGGTCAGCCACACATCCTTGCTCGTTTCAAAGCAACGCGTAGCAATAAAGACCTAACAACAGCGCGTCGTATCGCTGTGGTATGGACTGCACTGTCTATGATTGGTGCAATGTTGGTTGGTCTTGTTGGTTTAGTTTACGTGACTAACTCTGGCGCGCCTAAGCTAGAGGATGGCGAGAAGATCTTCATGCTTCTTGTGAACGCGATGTTCCACCCAGTAATCGCAGGTATCCTACTGGCGGCAATCCTAGCGGCAATCATGAGTACTGCGGATTCGCAACTTCTTGTTTCTTCATCTGCAATGGCAGAAGATCTGTACAAGCAAGTACTTAAGAAAGATGCGACGTCTGAAGAGATCGTTCGTGTAGGTCGCTTCGCGGTAATCCTAATCTCTCTTATTGCACTTGCTCTAGCAATGACACCAGACAGTTCAGTACTTGGCCTTGTGTCTTACGCATGGGCTGGTTTTGGTGCTGCATTCGGTCCTGCTATCGTATTGAGCCTGTATTGGTCTCGTATGAACCGCAACGGCGCTCTAGCGGGTATCGTGGTTGGTGGTGTAACGATTGTTCTTTGGAAACAGTTCACGGGCGGTTGGTTCGATGTTTACGAAATCGTACCGGGTATCATCCTATCGACTATCTCTATCGTTATCGTGAGTCTAATCACTGGCGAGCCAGAAGACCAAGTTAAGAAGCAACACGCTGAGTTCGAGAAAAACCTTGTTGAACTAGACTAA
- a CDS encoding Lrp/AsnC family transcriptional regulator, translating into MSQHQLDRIDKEILRILHIKGRLPVVELAKQVNLTTSPCSDRLKRLEKERYITGYHAELCSEKLGLDVQVFIHIRLDQTSFSIFDKFAQAVELMPEVEECYSLSGDFDTMIKVRVKDMKAYQAFMATKLGTLPGVIQTRSEVVIEEHKKGFGVNPELLATLK; encoded by the coding sequence ATGTCTCAGCATCAACTTGATCGTATCGATAAAGAGATACTAAGAATTCTGCATATAAAAGGGCGCCTGCCAGTTGTTGAATTAGCGAAACAGGTAAACCTAACAACTTCTCCTTGCTCTGATAGACTGAAACGACTGGAAAAAGAGCGTTACATAACGGGTTATCACGCTGAATTGTGCTCAGAAAAGTTAGGGCTTGATGTGCAAGTCTTTATCCATATCCGTCTCGATCAAACCAGTTTTTCGATTTTTGATAAATTTGCTCAAGCGGTTGAGTTGATGCCTGAGGTGGAAGAGTGCTATTCATTGTCTGGTGACTTTGACACCATGATCAAGGTTCGAGTTAAAGATATGAAGGCATACCAAGCCTTTATGGCAACCAAACTAGGCACCTTGCCAGGCGTTATTCAGACGCGTAGTGAAGTCGTGATTGAAGAGCATAAAAAGGGTTTTGGTGTAAACCCTGAGTTGTTGGCAACCTTGAAGTAG